The Pseudomonas wenzhouensis genome has a segment encoding these proteins:
- a CDS encoding hemin-degrading factor — protein sequence MSTANTLAAPAADLYQAWQALRDEQPRLRAREAAAQLGVSEAELTASRLGIDTLRLRPDWAALLPALGGLGRVMVLTRNEHCVHERKGLYREVSVAASGQMGLVVSADIDLRLFLGGWASVFAVTEQTAKGTQRSIQVFDQQGVAVHKVYLTEPSELGAWQPLIERFAGEQSAELQLLPAPPAPLRKADAEIDSQALRAGWAKLQDTHHFFTLLKKHEVARTQALRLAGEQWAQPLATSELTVLMEQAAAREVPIMVFVGNRHCIQIHTGPVRTLRWMDSWFNVLDPDFNLHLQTRGVVELWRVRKPSIDGVITSLEAFDADGELVIQLFGARKPGMAERDDWRELVESLPVLA from the coding sequence ATGAGTACCGCAAACACTCTGGCTGCGCCGGCTGCCGATCTTTACCAGGCCTGGCAGGCGCTACGTGATGAGCAGCCGCGCTTGCGTGCCCGTGAAGCGGCAGCGCAACTGGGCGTCAGCGAGGCCGAGCTGACCGCCAGCCGTCTGGGCATCGATACCCTGCGACTGCGCCCGGACTGGGCCGCACTGCTGCCGGCACTTGGCGGGCTCGGCCGTGTCATGGTGCTGACTCGTAACGAGCATTGCGTGCATGAGCGCAAGGGGCTGTATCGCGAGGTCAGCGTTGCCGCATCCGGGCAGATGGGCCTGGTGGTATCGGCCGATATCGATTTGCGTCTGTTTCTCGGTGGCTGGGCCAGCGTGTTCGCCGTCACCGAGCAAACCGCCAAGGGCACCCAGCGCAGCATCCAGGTGTTCGATCAGCAGGGTGTCGCCGTGCATAAGGTCTACCTGACCGAGCCCAGCGAGCTGGGCGCCTGGCAGCCGCTGATCGAGCGTTTTGCCGGCGAGCAAAGCGCCGAGTTGCAGTTGTTGCCAGCGCCGCCTGCGCCGCTGCGCAAGGCCGATGCCGAGATCGACAGCCAGGCGCTGCGCGCTGGTTGGGCGAAATTGCAGGACACGCACCATTTCTTCACCCTGCTCAAGAAGCATGAGGTGGCCCGCACCCAGGCGTTGCGCCTGGCCGGTGAGCAGTGGGCGCAGCCGCTGGCCACCTCCGAGCTGACGGTGCTGATGGAACAGGCCGCTGCCCGCGAAGTGCCGATCATGGTGTTCGTCGGCAATCGTCACTGCATTCAGATTCACACTGGCCCGGTACGCACGCTGCGCTGGATGGACAGCTGGTTCAACGTGCTCGATCCCGACTTCAATCTGCACCTGCAGACGCGCGGTGTGGTCGAGCTGTGGCGTGTGCGCAAGCCCAGCATCGATGGTGTGATCACCAGCCTGGAGGCCTTCGATGCCGACGGTGAGCTGGTGATCCAGCTGTTCGGCGCGCGCAAGCCGGGCATGGCCGAGCGTGACGATTGGCGCGAACTGGTCGAATCATTGCCCGTGCTGGCCTGA
- a CDS encoding TonB-dependent hemoglobin/transferrin/lactoferrin family receptor encodes MLVRPPYARRPWLALLLLCPSLALAATPAELPDVEVTAAAAKQPLPTTTQTDAQTLERRQIRSFDDLSRRAEPGVNFNRSNNSINIRGLDRDRVLTTVDGIRMPWLNDAVREVNGGLDSIDFQSLSAIDVVRGANSSQVGSGALGGALQLRTLNPDDLLGDRDAFAGLVKNDYDSADRSWGLNAALAGRFNDTAWLLQAGGRTGHQLENQGTQNVLGTQRTEANPSDTDQHSMLLKVQQKLAGGHRVGVTAELFERTEDMDSRINQGTANYPRHYDTRENNERKRLSFDHQYRADDADSLLDWADTIVYWQKLQREDEVEATRAGTLAGPFGRNNEIEKTQYGVTSSLGKQLGQHNLTLGVEWSRIEAEQYSGGYDACPSVLVPPFPPRPDSTPAGIYFSCINLHTNQAEMPKTPGNLYGLYLKDDIALSDTLTLTPGVRYDRYEYNPRSGTSGYVLPGDSVMLTENKDSNWAGSLLLTWQAHELATLYAQWAQGFKAPDVNELYSTFTNSGMGYARVGNPNLKPEESTGYEVGARLGDRHLGGAISLFDNRYRNFIDSITANEEDYGFQPGEFPTFFEVMENRDKVRIYGAEGTAHWQFAPAWQAWTSVAWAVGKDRETKKHLNSVAPLTGTLGLSYTQQHYGADLMLTAARRRDKVENDSDFKAPGYGVVDLTGYWQPAALDGVRLQAGLFNLFDKKYWNALNVPSIGGRTTPQPVDYYSEPGRTFRVSASWQF; translated from the coding sequence ATGCTCGTTCGCCCGCCCTATGCCCGCCGCCCCTGGCTCGCGCTGCTGTTGCTGTGCCCTTCACTGGCTCTGGCCGCTACGCCGGCCGAGCTGCCCGACGTCGAAGTCACTGCTGCCGCCGCCAAGCAGCCACTGCCCACCACCACGCAGACCGATGCGCAGACCCTGGAACGCCGCCAGATCCGCAGCTTCGATGACTTGTCGCGCCGCGCCGAGCCCGGGGTGAACTTCAACCGCAGCAACAACAGCATCAACATCCGTGGTCTGGATCGCGACCGCGTGCTGACCACCGTCGACGGCATCCGCATGCCCTGGCTGAACGATGCGGTGCGCGAAGTGAACGGCGGTCTGGACAGCATCGACTTCCAGAGCCTGTCCGCCATCGATGTGGTGCGCGGCGCCAACTCCAGCCAGGTCGGCTCCGGCGCCCTGGGTGGCGCGCTGCAACTGCGCACGCTGAACCCTGATGACCTGCTGGGCGATAGGGACGCGTTCGCCGGTCTGGTCAAGAATGACTACGACAGCGCCGACCGTAGCTGGGGGCTCAATGCCGCTCTGGCCGGGCGTTTCAACGACACCGCCTGGCTACTCCAGGCCGGCGGGCGCACAGGCCACCAACTCGAAAACCAGGGTACCCAGAATGTGCTCGGCACCCAGCGTACCGAAGCCAACCCCAGCGATACCGATCAGCACAGCATGCTGCTCAAGGTTCAGCAGAAGCTCGCCGGCGGGCACCGCGTTGGTGTGACCGCCGAACTGTTCGAGCGCACCGAGGACATGGACAGCCGCATCAACCAGGGCACCGCCAACTACCCTCGGCACTACGACACACGCGAGAACAACGAGCGCAAGCGCCTGTCCTTCGATCACCAGTACCGCGCCGATGACGCGGACAGCCTGCTCGACTGGGCCGACACCATCGTTTACTGGCAGAAGCTGCAGCGCGAGGATGAGGTAGAGGCGACCCGCGCCGGGACGCTGGCCGGCCCCTTTGGCCGCAATAACGAGATCGAAAAGACCCAGTACGGTGTCACCAGCAGCCTGGGCAAACAGCTGGGCCAGCACAATCTGACCCTGGGCGTGGAGTGGAGCCGCATCGAGGCCGAGCAGTACAGCGGCGGCTACGATGCCTGCCCCAGCGTTCTGGTGCCGCCCTTCCCGCCGCGCCCGGACAGCACGCCGGCCGGCATCTACTTTTCCTGCATCAACCTGCACACCAACCAGGCCGAGATGCCGAAAACGCCAGGCAACCTCTATGGCCTCTACCTGAAAGACGACATCGCCCTCAGCGACACCCTGACCCTGACGCCAGGCGTGCGCTATGACCGCTACGAGTACAACCCCAGGAGCGGCACCAGCGGTTACGTGCTGCCCGGCGACAGCGTGATGCTCACCGAGAACAAGGACTCCAACTGGGCCGGCAGCCTGCTGCTGACCTGGCAGGCGCATGAGCTGGCGACCCTCTACGCGCAGTGGGCGCAGGGCTTCAAGGCACCGGACGTCAACGAGCTGTACAGCACCTTCACCAACTCCGGCATGGGCTACGCGCGCGTCGGCAACCCCAACCTCAAACCCGAGGAAAGCACCGGCTACGAAGTCGGCGCGCGCCTGGGTGACAGGCATCTGGGTGGCGCCATCAGCCTGTTCGACAACCGCTACAGGAACTTCATCGACAGCATCACCGCCAACGAAGAGGATTACGGCTTCCAGCCTGGCGAATTCCCGACCTTCTTCGAAGTCATGGAAAACCGCGACAAGGTGCGCATCTACGGCGCCGAAGGAACCGCACACTGGCAGTTCGCCCCCGCCTGGCAGGCCTGGACTTCGGTCGCCTGGGCCGTGGGCAAGGATCGCGAAACCAAAAAGCACCTGAACTCGGTCGCCCCGCTGACCGGCACCCTGGGCCTGAGCTATACCCAGCAGCACTACGGCGCGGATCTGATGCTGACCGCCGCCCGCCGTCGCGACAAGGTCGAGAACGACAGCGACTTCAAGGCCCCCGGCTACGGCGTGGTCGACCTCACCGGCTACTGGCAGCCGGCAGCGCTGGACGGCGTCCGGTTGCAGGCCGGTCTGTTCAACCTGTTCGACAAGAAATACTGGAACGCCCTCAACGTGCCCAGCATTGGCGGCCGCACTACACCGCAACCGGTCGACTACTACAGTGAGCCAGGTCGCACCTTCCGCGTGTCGGCCTCCTGGCAGTTCTGA
- a CDS encoding Rieske (2Fe-2S) protein, with protein sequence MIRLCAPNELTEGQSRGFLIDQMSLFAVRRGGQVYAYLNRCPHRGVALEWQVDDFLDDSGSLIRCATHGALFLIESGECVAGPCEGQALRGLECREDAHGIWIAGAAAR encoded by the coding sequence ATGATCCGCCTATGTGCCCCGAACGAGCTGACCGAAGGTCAGAGCCGGGGCTTTCTGATCGACCAGATGAGCCTGTTCGCCGTGCGCAGAGGCGGCCAGGTATACGCCTACCTCAACCGCTGCCCACACCGCGGCGTTGCCCTGGAGTGGCAGGTAGACGACTTTCTCGATGACAGCGGCAGCCTGATCCGCTGTGCAACTCATGGCGCGCTGTTTCTCATCGAGAGCGGCGAATGCGTGGCCGGGCCTTGCGAAGGGCAGGCGCTGCGGGGACTGGAATGCAGGGAAGACGCGCACGGGATCTGGATCGCAGGCGCTGCAGCCAGGTAG
- the sfsA gene encoding DNA/RNA nuclease SfsA yields the protein MRFDPPLEEGRLLRRYKRFLADIETASGEQMTIHCANTGSMLNCMSEGCRVWFSRSNDPKRKLPGSWEISETPQGRLACINTARANALVEEALRAGLISELTGFTALKREVPYGVENSRADFRLDYPQGPAYVEVKSVTLGFDGSDVAAFPDAVTQRGARHLRELAALARAGVRTVQLYCVNLSGIRAVRAAAEIDPAYAAVLRDAKAAGVEVLAYGAELSPEGITLVHRLEVLT from the coding sequence ATGCGCTTTGATCCGCCGCTGGAAGAAGGGCGCCTGCTGCGCCGCTACAAGCGCTTTCTTGCCGATATCGAGACCGCCAGCGGCGAGCAGATGACCATTCACTGCGCCAACACCGGCTCGATGCTCAACTGCATGAGCGAAGGCTGTAGGGTCTGGTTCAGCCGCAGCAACGATCCCAAGCGCAAGCTGCCGGGCAGTTGGGAAATCAGTGAAACGCCGCAGGGGCGTCTGGCCTGCATCAACACCGCGCGGGCCAATGCGCTGGTGGAGGAAGCGTTGCGCGCCGGGCTGATCAGCGAGCTGACCGGTTTCACCGCGCTCAAGCGCGAAGTGCCTTATGGCGTGGAGAACAGCCGCGCCGACTTTCGTCTGGATTACCCGCAAGGGCCGGCCTATGTCGAGGTCAAGAGCGTGACGCTGGGCTTCGATGGCAGCGATGTGGCGGCCTTTCCCGATGCGGTGACGCAGCGCGGCGCCAGGCACCTGCGCGAACTGGCGGCGCTGGCACGGGCCGGCGTGCGCACGGTGCAGCTGTACTGCGTGAACCTCTCCGGTATCCGCGCCGTAAGGGCGGCGGCGGAGATCGACCCGGCATACGCGGCGGTGTTGCGTGATGCCAAGGCTGCCGGAGTCGAGGTGCTGGCCTACGGCGCCGAGCTGAGCCCTGAAGGAATCACCCTGGTTCACCGGCTGGAGGTGTTGACGTAG
- a CDS encoding pyridoxal phosphate-dependent aminotransferase produces the protein MAQLYSARSRAIEPFHVMALLARANELQAAGHDVIHLEIGEPDFTTAEPIIRAGQAALAAGHTRYTAARGLPQLREAIAGFYAERYRLTVDPQRILVTPGGSGALLLAASLLVDPGKHWLLADPGYPCNRHFLRLVEGAAQLVPVGPDVRYQLTPQLVERHWDEDSVGALVASPANPTGTLLHKDELAALSTCLKQRGGHLVVDEIYHGLTYGCDAPSVLEVDDDAFVLNSFSKYFGMTGWRLGWLVAPEAAVPELEKLAQNLYISAPSMAQYAALACFEPATLAILEERRHEFQRRRDYLLPALRELGFGIAVEPEGAFYLYADISAFGGDAFAFCRHFIETEHVAFTPGLDFGRYQAGHHVRFAYTQNVERLQQAVERIARGLKSWQPDAL, from the coding sequence ATGGCTCAGCTCTACAGTGCGCGCAGTCGCGCCATCGAACCCTTCCATGTGATGGCCTTGCTGGCGCGTGCCAACGAGTTGCAGGCAGCCGGTCACGATGTCATCCACCTGGAGATCGGCGAGCCGGACTTCACCACGGCCGAGCCGATCATTCGCGCCGGTCAGGCCGCGCTGGCGGCCGGGCACACCCGCTACACCGCCGCACGAGGCTTGCCGCAACTGCGCGAAGCCATCGCCGGCTTCTATGCCGAGCGCTATCGCCTGACGGTCGATCCGCAGCGTATTCTGGTCACCCCCGGTGGCTCCGGTGCATTGCTGCTGGCCGCCAGTCTGCTGGTCGATCCGGGCAAGCACTGGCTGCTGGCCGACCCGGGCTATCCGTGCAACCGCCACTTTCTGCGCCTGGTCGAAGGCGCCGCGCAATTGGTGCCGGTTGGCCCGGATGTGCGTTACCAACTCACCCCGCAACTGGTCGAGCGGCACTGGGACGAGGACAGTGTCGGCGCGCTGGTGGCTTCACCGGCCAACCCGACCGGCACCTTGCTGCACAAGGATGAGTTGGCGGCGCTGTCGACCTGCCTCAAGCAGCGTGGCGGCCATCTGGTGGTGGACGAGATCTACCACGGCCTGACCTATGGCTGCGATGCGCCCAGCGTGCTGGAAGTCGACGACGATGCCTTCGTGCTCAATAGTTTCTCCAAATATTTCGGCATGACCGGCTGGCGTCTGGGTTGGCTGGTGGCGCCCGAGGCCGCCGTGCCTGAGCTGGAAAAGCTGGCGCAGAACCTCTACATTAGCGCACCGAGCATGGCTCAGTATGCCGCGCTGGCCTGCTTCGAGCCGGCGACGCTGGCGATCCTCGAGGAGCGCCGCCACGAGTTTCAGCGCCGCCGCGATTACCTGCTGCCAGCGCTGCGCGAGCTGGGCTTCGGCATCGCCGTAGAGCCTGAAGGCGCTTTCTATTTATATGCCGATATCAGTGCCTTCGGCGGCGATGCCTTCGCTTTCTGCCGGCATTTCATCGAAACCGAGCACGTGGCCTTCACGCCGGGTCTGGACTTCGGTCGCTACCAGGCCGGGCATCATGTGCGCTTCGCCTATACGCAGAATGTCGAGCGTCTGCAGCAGGCCGTCGAGCGCATCGCCCGTGGCCTGAAAAGCTGGCAGCCCGATGCGCTTTGA
- the dksA gene encoding RNA polymerase-binding protein DksA, producing the protein MPTKEKAQSTSQLMRGFEPYQEKKGEEYMSEPMRAHFTSILNKWKLELMQEVDRTVHHMQDEAANFPDPADRASQEEEFSLELRARDRERKLIKKIDETLQLIEDNDYGWCDSCGVEIGIRRLEARPTATLCIDCKTLAEIKEKQVGS; encoded by the coding sequence ATGCCCACAAAAGAAAAAGCCCAAAGCACCAGCCAGCTGATGCGTGGTTTCGAGCCCTATCAGGAAAAGAAGGGCGAGGAATACATGAGCGAGCCGATGCGCGCTCACTTCACCAGCATCCTCAATAAGTGGAAGCTGGAGCTGATGCAGGAAGTCGACCGCACCGTGCACCACATGCAGGACGAAGCGGCCAATTTCCCTGACCCGGCCGACCGCGCCAGCCAGGAAGAAGAATTCAGCCTGGAACTGCGTGCCCGTGACCGCGAGCGCAAGCTGATCAAGAAGATCGACGAGACCCTGCAGCTGATCGAAGACAACGACTACGGCTGGTGCGACTCCTGCGGTGTCGAAATCGGCATCCGCCGCCTCGAAGCCCGCCCGACCGCGACCCTGTGCATCGACTGCAAGACGCTGGCGGAAATCAAGGAAAAACAGGTCGGTTCCTGA
- the gluQRS gene encoding tRNA glutamyl-Q(34) synthetase GluQRS, which produces MNTSYIGRFAPTPSGYLHFGSLVAALASYLDARAVGGRWLLRMEDLDPPREMPGAQDAILRTLETYGFEWDGRLVRQSARHSEYAAVIARLFAQGLAYACICSRKQLEGYAGIYPGFCRNACHPDHDAAIRLRVPELDYHFVDRVQGEFRQHLGREVGDFVIRRRDGLFAYQLAVVLDDAWQGVTDVVRGADLLDSTTRQLYLQELFGLPQPRYLHVPLIIQPDGHKLGKSYRSPPLPADQASPLLLRALRALGQQPPAELQGAAPAELLAWGIANWDATRIPRSRTLAEAQLK; this is translated from the coding sequence ATGAACACGTCCTACATCGGGCGCTTCGCCCCTACGCCCAGCGGTTATCTACACTTCGGCTCGCTGGTCGCCGCCCTCGCCTCCTATCTCGACGCCCGCGCCGTTGGCGGCCGCTGGCTGCTGCGCATGGAAGACCTCGACCCGCCACGGGAAATGCCCGGCGCCCAGGATGCCATCCTGCGCACCCTGGAGACCTACGGTTTCGAGTGGGATGGCCGGCTGGTGCGCCAGAGTGCGCGCCACAGCGAATACGCCGCCGTGATCGCCCGGCTGTTCGCCCAGGGGCTGGCCTACGCCTGCATCTGCTCGCGCAAGCAGCTCGAAGGCTACGCCGGCATCTATCCGGGCTTCTGCCGCAACGCCTGTCATCCCGATCACGACGCGGCGATCCGCCTGCGCGTACCGGAGCTGGATTATCACTTCGTCGACCGTGTGCAGGGTGAGTTCCGCCAGCACCTGGGCCGTGAAGTGGGCGATTTCGTCATTCGCCGCCGCGATGGCCTGTTTGCCTACCAGCTCGCGGTGGTACTGGACGATGCCTGGCAGGGTGTGACCGATGTGGTGCGCGGCGCCGACCTGCTCGACTCCACCACGCGCCAGCTCTACCTGCAGGAACTATTCGGGTTGCCGCAGCCGCGTTACCTGCACGTGCCGCTGATCATCCAGCCGGACGGCCACAAGCTGGGCAAAAGCTACCGTTCGCCGCCCTTGCCCGCCGACCAGGCCAGCCCGCTGCTATTGCGCGCCCTGCGTGCGCTGGGTCAGCAACCGCCAGCCGAGCTGCAAGGTGCAGCCCCCGCCGAGTTACTGGCCTGGGGCATCGCCAACTGGGATGCCACCCGCATTCCCCGAAGCCGCACCCTGGCCGAAGCGCAATTGAAGTAG